CGCCTCCAACCCGTGCTCCGAGTACATGCACCTGGACAACTCCAGCTGCAACCTCGCCTCGCTGAACCTGATGAAGTTCCTGCGCGACGACGACTCGTTCGACGCGCAGACCTTCGCCAAGGTCGTCGAGCTGGTCATCACCGCGATGGACATCTCCATCTGCTTCGCCGACTTCCCGACCGAGAAGATCGGCGAGACCACCCGCGCCTACCGCCAGCTCGGCATCGGCTACGCCAACCTCGGCGCCCTGCTGATGGCCACCGGCCACGCCTACGACTCGCAGGGCGGCCGCGCGCTGGCCGGCGCGATCAGCTCGCTGATGACCGGCACCGCCTACCGCCGCTCCGCCGAACTCGCCGCCGTGGTCGGCCCGTACGACGGCTACGCCCGCAACGCCGCCCCGCACCAGCGGGTCATGAAGCAGCACGCGGACGCCTCCGCCGCGGTCGCCCCGCTGGACGACCTGGACTCCCCGGTGTGGGCCGTCGCCAACTCCACCTGGTCCGACGTCGTCCGCCTCGGCGCGCAGAACGGTTTCCGCAACGCGCAGGCCTCGGTGCTCGCCCCGACCGGCACCATCGGCCTGATGATGGACTGCGACACCACCGGCGTCGAACCCGACCTGGCCCTGGTCAAGTTCAAGAAGCTGGTCGGCGGCGGCTCGATGCAGATCGTCAACGGCACCGTGCCGCGCGCCCTGAAGCGCCTCGGCTACCAGGACGAGCAGATCGAGGCGATCGTCGCGCACATCTCGGAGCACGGGAACGTGGTCGACGCGCCCGGCCTGAAGACCGCCCACTACGAGGTGTTCGACTGCGCCATGGGCGAGCGGTCGATCTCCCCGATGGGCCACGTGCGGATGATGGCCGCGATCCAGCCGTGGATCTCCGGCGCGATCTCCAAGACCGTCAACATGCCGGAGAACGCCACCGTCGAGGACGTCGAGGAGATCTACTTCCAGGCCTGGAAGCTCGGCGTCAAGGCGCTCGCGATCTACCGCGACAACTGCAAGGTCGGCCAGCCGCTCTCGGCCAAGACCAAGGCCCCGGCGGCGGTCGCGGCCCCCGCGGAGACCGCCGCGGCGCCCGCCGTCCAGAAGGTCGTCGAGTACCGCCCGACCCGCAAGCGCCTGCCCAAGGGCCGCCCCGGCATCACCACCTCCTTCACGGTGGGCGGCGCCGAGGGCTACATGACCGCCAACTCCTACCCGGACGACGGCCTCGGCGAGGTCTTCCTGAAGATGTCCAAGCAGGGCTCGACCCTGGCGGGCATGATGGACGCCTTCTCCATCGCCGTCTCGGTCGGCCTGCAGTACGGCGTCCCGCTGGAGACCTACGTCGCCAAGTTCACCAACATGCGCTTCGAGCCGGCCGGCCTGACCGACGACCCGGACGTGCGGATGGCGCAGTCCATCGTGGACTACATCTTCCGCCGCCTGGCGCTGGACTTCCTGCCCTTCGAGACCCGCTCCGCGCTGGGCATCCACTCCGTGGAGGAGCGCACCCGGCACCTGGAGACCGGCTCCTACGAGCCGATCGAGGAGGACCTCGACGTCGAGGGGCTCGCCCAGTCCGCCCCGCTCGCCCCCGAGAAGCCGCACGTCGCCCTCCCGGTCGTCGAGCAGCCCAAGCCGGCCCCGGCCGCGCACAACTCGACCGAACTCGCCGAGATCCGCCTCGGCCTGAACGCCGACGCCCCGCTCTGCTTCTCCTGCGGCACCAAGATGCGCCGCGCCGGAAGCTGCTACCTCTGCGAGGGCTGCGGCTCCACCAGCGGCTGCAGCTGACACGCCGTCACCCCGCGGGGCGCCGACCGGAATTCCGGTCGGCGCCCCGCGCGCGTTCCGGCACAACCCGCCGACGCTCCGCTTTGACGCCGAGCAGTGCGCGGCGGAGCTCGACCGTGCCGGCAGCGGCGTCGAGGACTGGCCCGCGCGCGGCGTCGGCCGCCTGCTGAAGGCCGAACTCGTCCGCCGCCCGGAGCTGCTGGCCACTTGGGAGAGCGAGCTGGACGCCGTGTGGAGTCGGCCGCAGCAGCCCGGACCGGATCGAGCTGTGGTTCTGGCACCCGGCCGCGCCCGAGCTCCGCGGTGCCGAGCCGTTCCTGCAGTTCACCGTCGAACTGCCCGTTCCCGCCGGTGAGCCGCGGGCTGCGGCGGCCGGGCGGACTGCGCGGAGGCGCTCGGCCACCGGTGGCCGGAAGACATGTGAGGCGCTCCCCGGCCGGGCCGCGGGCCGGTAGCCTCCGGGGATGTCGCTGACTCAGGTGCTGCTGTCCTCCGGCCGCTCGATCCGTCTCGACGAGGTGAAGATGTCCAGCACGTACGGGGGCATGCTGGAGGGCTACCCGTGCCCTCGGGTCAACGACTGGAACGTCGAGTACCTGCGGGGCGCCGCCGCGCGGCAGTACCCGTCGCTGCCGGTGCACCTGGTGGAGCCGGTGCGGGAGCAGCCCGAGGACGGGTACCAGGGGCGGCTGGGCCCGGAGGAGCGGCTGCCCGCGGTGCGCTGTGTCGGCCTGTTCAGCAGCCGCCCGGCTCGGCGGGCGGACGCCGACTTCTCGCAGCTGGTGGTGGTCTGGTGGCAGCCCGGCCCGGAGCTGTCCGCGCCGGCCGAGGCGGTGCCGGGGCTGGCCGAGCTGCCCTGGGAGGAGCTCGCGGAGGACTGCGAGTACTGATCCGTTCCCCCGGGTGCGTGGGCCGGGCTGCCGGTGGCGGGGGCGGCAGGCAGGCTGGGGGTGTGGCGGAGCACTGGGACGACGCGATGCGGCCGATACTCGTGACCGGCGGGACGGGGACGCTGGGGCGGGTGGTGGTGCGCCGGCTGCTGTCGCGGGGGTGTCCGGTTCGGGTGCTGAGCCGGCAGGCGCACACGCCGGGGGAGCACGGCTGGGCGGTCGGGGACCTGGTGACCGGCCGCGGGGTGGAGCCGGCGGTGGCGGGGACGGGGGCGGTGGTGCACTGCGCGACCACCAACGGCAAGCGGGACGTGGACGCCACCCGCCGGCTGGTGGAGGCGGCGCAGGGGGCGGGGGTGGCGCACCTGCTGTACGTGTCGATCGTCGGGGTGGACCGGGTGCCGCTCGACTACTACCGGGCGAAGGCGGAGTGCGAGCGGCTGGTGGTGGAGTCCGGCCTGGGCTGGACGGTGCTGCGGGCGACCCAGTTCCACGACCTGCTGCTGCGGATGCTGGACGGCCTGTCGAAGCCCCCGGTGCTGGTGGTGCCGCGCGGCGTGGCGTTCCAGCCGGTGGACGTCCGCGACGTCGCGGAGCGCCTGGCGCAGCTCGCGGAGGGCCGCCCCGCCGGGCGGGTGGCGGACTTCGGCGGGCCGCAGGCCCGCCCGGTGGAGGCGCTGGCGGCGGCGTTCCTGCGGGCCCGCGGGCGGCGGCGGCCGGTGCTGCGGCTGCCGTTGCCGGGTGCGGCGGTGAAGGCGCTGCGGGCGGGCGGCAACCTGGCGCCCGGGCAGGCGGCGGGCCGGATCACCTTCGAGGAGTTCCTGGCGGAGCGGTTCGGGGCCTGAACGGACAGCGGCTCGTGTCAACCATGGTTGACACCTCCCGAGGTGTCAACCTATGTTGACACCATGAGCGAGACGAGACAGCTCGCGGCAGACGCGAGCAGCGGCGACCCGGCGACCGGCCTGCGCGCCGTCCGGGCCCTGCGCGACCTGGCCGACCGGCTGGAGGAACTCCAGGTCGGCAACGCCCGCGGCAAGGGCTGGTCCTGGCACGAGATCGCGGTCTGCCTGGGCGTGACCCGGCAGGCCGTCCACAAGAAGTACGCGCGGCGCACCGCCGAGCGGGGAGGGGACTGAGATGTTCGAACGATTCGCGGGGGCCGCCCGCCGGACGGTGGAGCTGGCCGCGGAGGAGGCGGACCGGCTGCGGCACGAGCGGGTGGGCACCGAGCACCTGCTGCTCGGACTGCTGGCCCAGCCGCAGGACCCGGTCGCCCGGCTGCTCGGCCGGCACGGGCTGGACCTGGCGGCCGGCCGGCAGGCCGTCGCCCAGGCGGTCGGCGGCCCCGACCCGGAGCGGGACGGCATCGCGTTGGCCGCGATCGGCATCGACCTGGACGCGGTGCGCGAGGCCGTCGAGTCCGCCTTCGGCCCGGGCGCGCTGGACGCCCCGGCGCCGGTCAAGCGGTCCCGGTGGAGCGGGCCGCGGTTCGGCGAGGGGGCCCGGCAGGTCCTGGTGCTGGCGCTGCGCGCGGCGGGCGGGCAGCGGGTGCGGCGGATCGAGACCGGCCACCTGCTGCTCGGGCTGGTCCGGGAGGGCGGCGGCCTGGGCGCGCGGCTGCTGCGGGTGCGCGGAGTCGACCTGGCCGAACTGGAGCGGGAGACCGAGGCGCTGCTGGTGGGGGGCGTGCCGGAGGCGTCGTAACACGGTGGGGTCACAACTGGGGCGCTGGCCGATGAAGGTCGAACGCGCTCCTTGGCGTGGGGTAACCGGTGAGTTAACGTCTTTGAGCCAGCGATCGCTGGGTACAGATCACATCTCCGGTACGGCGCAGCGTTGTTCTGTCTTTCGTAAGGCTGGCATGCCCATGCCCTGGCAAGGAGGACCCGCATTGACCACCCCCGTGACCACTGGACGCCGCCGGCTGCTGGCCGTACCGGCTGTTCTGGCACTGGCGTTGACCGCCGCCTGCTCGAACAGCTCGTCCTCCGGGGGCGGTAGCGGCTCGTCCGCGGCCGCCCTCACCGGGGATTGCGCCAAGTACCAGGCGTACGCGGGCCACTCCGGCACCAAGGTGACGATGTACGCGTCGATCCTCTCGCCGGAGTCGGACTCGCTGGAGAAGTCCTGGGCCGACTTCAGCAACTGTACGGGCATCAAGATCGTCTACGAGGGCTCCAACGACTTCGAGTCGCAGCTCCCGGTCCGGGTGACCGGCGGCAACGCACCCGACCTGGCGATCATCCCGCAGCCCGGCCTGCTCACCCAGATGGTGAAGTCCGGCAAGGTGGTCAAGCCGCCGCAGCAGACCGTCGACAACGAGAACAAGTGGTCGCCGGTCTGGAAGGAGTACGGCTCGGTCAACGGGACGTTCTACGCCGCGCCGATGAGCGCCAACATGAAGTCCCTGGTCTGGTACTCGCCCAAGGCGTTCAAGGCCGCCGGCTACGAGGTGCCGAAGACCTGGGCCGAGCTGATGGCGCTCAGCGACAAGATCGCCCAGACCGGCGCGGCGAAGCCGTGGTGCGGCGGCATCGGCTCCGGCACCGCGACCGGCTGGCCGGCCACCGACTGGCTGGAGGAGGTCGTCCTCGGCAGCTACGGCGGCGAGGTCTACGACCAGTGGGTCAGCCACAAGGTGAAGTTCTCCGACGAGAAGATCACCACGGCGATGAAGACCGTCGGCGACTGGATGCAGAACCCCGCCTGGGTGAACGGCGGCTTCGGCGACGTCAAGTCGATCGCCACCACCACGTTCCAGGACGCCGGCACCCCGATCCTCAGCAACAAGTGCGCGATG
The DNA window shown above is from Streptomyces sp. TLI_171 and carries:
- a CDS encoding vitamin B12-dependent ribonucleotide reductase, whose amino-acid sequence is MTDTTSGSARGSKSEKAAKGAKGPKAGLRLERIYTTPGVHPYDAVTWERRDVVMTNWRDGSINFEQRGVEFPDFWSVNAVNIVTSKYFRGAVGSPQREWSLKQIIDRVVLTYRAAGEKHGYFATPDDAEIFEHELTHALLHQVFSFNSPVWFNVGTQQPQQVSACFILAVDDSMDSILDWYKEEGMIFKGGSGAGLNLSRIRSSKELLSSGGNASGPVSFMRGADASAGTIKSGGATRRAAKMVVLDVDHPDVEAFIETKVKEEEKIRALRDAGFDMDLGGDDITSVQYQNANNSVRVNDEFMTAVENGAGFGLRARMTGEVIETVDAKGLFRKMAEAAWACADPGIQYDSVINHWHTCPESGRINASNPCSEYMHLDNSSCNLASLNLMKFLRDDDSFDAQTFAKVVELVITAMDISICFADFPTEKIGETTRAYRQLGIGYANLGALLMATGHAYDSQGGRALAGAISSLMTGTAYRRSAELAAVVGPYDGYARNAAPHQRVMKQHADASAAVAPLDDLDSPVWAVANSTWSDVVRLGAQNGFRNAQASVLAPTGTIGLMMDCDTTGVEPDLALVKFKKLVGGGSMQIVNGTVPRALKRLGYQDEQIEAIVAHISEHGNVVDAPGLKTAHYEVFDCAMGERSISPMGHVRMMAAIQPWISGAISKTVNMPENATVEDVEEIYFQAWKLGVKALAIYRDNCKVGQPLSAKTKAPAAVAAPAETAAAPAVQKVVEYRPTRKRLPKGRPGITTSFTVGGAEGYMTANSYPDDGLGEVFLKMSKQGSTLAGMMDAFSIAVSVGLQYGVPLETYVAKFTNMRFEPAGLTDDPDVRMAQSIVDYIFRRLALDFLPFETRSALGIHSVEERTRHLETGSYEPIEEDLDVEGLAQSAPLAPEKPHVALPVVEQPKPAPAAHNSTELAEIRLGLNADAPLCFSCGTKMRRAGSCYLCEGCGSTSGCS
- a CDS encoding SDR family oxidoreductase — protein: MRPILVTGGTGTLGRVVVRRLLSRGCPVRVLSRQAHTPGEHGWAVGDLVTGRGVEPAVAGTGAVVHCATTNGKRDVDATRRLVEAAQGAGVAHLLYVSIVGVDRVPLDYYRAKAECERLVVESGLGWTVLRATQFHDLLLRMLDGLSKPPVLVVPRGVAFQPVDVRDVAERLAQLAEGRPAGRVADFGGPQARPVEALAAAFLRARGRRRPVLRLPLPGAAVKALRAGGNLAPGQAAGRITFEEFLAERFGA
- a CDS encoding RNA polymerase subunit sigma-70; the encoded protein is MSETRQLAADASSGDPATGLRAVRALRDLADRLEELQVGNARGKGWSWHEIAVCLGVTRQAVHKKYARRTAERGGD
- a CDS encoding Clp protease N-terminal domain-containing protein, which produces MFERFAGAARRTVELAAEEADRLRHERVGTEHLLLGLLAQPQDPVARLLGRHGLDLAAGRQAVAQAVGGPDPERDGIALAAIGIDLDAVREAVESAFGPGALDAPAPVKRSRWSGPRFGEGARQVLVLALRAAGGQRVRRIETGHLLLGLVREGGGLGARLLRVRGVDLAELERETEALLVGGVPEAS
- a CDS encoding ABC transporter substrate-binding protein, giving the protein MTTPVTTGRRRLLAVPAVLALALTAACSNSSSSGGGSGSSAAALTGDCAKYQAYAGHSGTKVTMYASILSPESDSLEKSWADFSNCTGIKIVYEGSNDFESQLPVRVTGGNAPDLAIIPQPGLLTQMVKSGKVVKPPQQTVDNENKWSPVWKEYGSVNGTFYAAPMSANMKSLVWYSPKAFKAAGYEVPKTWAELMALSDKIAQTGAAKPWCGGIGSGTATGWPATDWLEEVVLGSYGGEVYDQWVSHKVKFSDEKITTAMKTVGDWMQNPAWVNGGFGDVKSIATTTFQDAGTPILSNKCAMLQQASFYRAQWPKGTSIGPDGDVFAFHLPAVNAQVNSPVEGGGEFLAAFSDRPEVQAVQNYLSTSEWASSRVKVSPGWVSANQGVDKSLYTDPIDKLSAESLTDPAATFRFDASDLMPAAVGSGAEWKALTAWFAEGQSIQKTAGDIDSAWP